From a region of the Tachysurus fulvidraco isolate hzauxx_2018 chromosome 5, HZAU_PFXX_2.0, whole genome shotgun sequence genome:
- the si:dkey-6e2.2 gene encoding uncharacterized protein si:dkey-6e2.2 — protein MRPRKPNWSTEQKLLLVQLVKARREGLLTGRHSCRETATNRRWAWDEIADEISTAYTDVPRTGKECERHWFIEQAKAREAMVNQTSPSEHVSPVTKLVLEILRLQKKDTEFRDRLEEDSTSCQEGEEEQIEVKYVPTTLAPFINVEVPVNHTNNNSEDNTPATPLCPLSPSAEKKTLEISVLRRQERVLQLQEEYYSLKIKHLKARMSMNL, from the exons ATGAGGCCCAGAAAGCCTAACTGGTCTACAGAGCAGAAGCTGCTGTTGGTGCAGCTAGTGAAAGCCAGAAGAGAAGGACTACTGACTGGCAGGCATTCTTGTCGGGAGACAGCAACCAACCGAAGATGGGCATGGGATGAGATTGCAGATGAAATCTCCACTGCCTACACAGATGTTCCCCGTACGGGAAAGGAGTGTGAGAGACACTGGTTTATAGAGCAAGCCAAAGCCAGAGAGGCTATGGTAAACCAAACATCACCTTCAG AACATGTCAGTCCAGTGACCAAACTAGTGCTAGAAATCCTCAGGCTACAGAAAAAGGACACAGAGTTTAGAGACAG GCTTGAAGAGGACAGTACAAGCTGTCAAGAAGGGGAGGAGGAACAAATTGAGGTGAAATATGTTCCGACTACACTTGCACCTTTTATAAACGTTGAGGTGCCCGTAAatcacacaaataataatagtgaAGACAATACTCCGGCCACTCCCCTATGCCCACTATCACCTTCTGCAGAAAAAAAGACCCTAGAGATATCTGTTCTTCGCCGCCAAGAACGTGTGCTACAGTTGCAGGAGGAATACTATTCCCTCAAAATCAAACATCTCAAAGCACGAATGTCGATGAACCTTTGA
- the pigu gene encoding phosphatidylinositol glycan anchor biosynthesis class U protein, with protein MAAPLTLVLILAVTIRAVLFRSSLAALISERVEVVSPLNSWKRVVEGLALLDLGVSPYSGDVFHETPLIIYLFHFLVDYAEIVFMIADGITAVALYLSVKIYNKNEFRKQKYALEADRYPHDCLELMRSPKEMFYIPLKVAMFYLLNPFSILSCVAKSTCGLNNAIIAVFILCTLKGNALLSAIFLSLATYQSIYPVTLFAPALLFLLQRLYIPVNPCRRSFWFFTLQYAFMFVGSLVVIVCLSFFLLGSWDFIPSVYGFILSVPDLTPNIGLFWYFFAEMFEHFRFFFICVFQINIFLYTIPLSIKLKDHPVFLIFMQIAIISIFKSYPTVGDISLYMAFLPAWSHLYRFLRNIFLVSCILLACSVLFPVLWHLWIYAGSANSNFYYAITLLFNVGQILLMSDYFYAYLRREHHLSLGLYLQRKDGSEATLVLK; from the exons ATGGCGGCTCCCTTAACACTTGTGTTGATTTTAGCAGTAACGATAAGAGCTGTCTTATTTCGGTCTAGTTTAGCAGCACTGATTTCCGAAAGGGTTGAAGTTGTATCTCCTCTAAATTCGTGGAAAAGAG TTGTGGAGGGTCTTGCCTTGTTGGATCTTGGGGTCTCGCCGTATTCTGGGGATGTATTTCATGAA acaCCCCTTATCATATACCTCTTTCATTTTTTGGTGGACTATGCAGAGATTGTGTTTATG ATAGCAGATGGAATCACAGCAGTGGCTCTCTATCTGTCAGTGAAGATCTATAACAAAAATGAG TTCAGAAAACAGAAGTATGCTTTGGAGGCTGACCGGTATCCACATGATTGTCTGGAGCTCATGCGCTCACCCAAAGAGATGTTCTACATTCCTCTCAAAGTGGCTATGTT TTACCTGTTGAATCCCTTCAGTATCCTATCCTGTGTGGCAAAGTCTACCTGTGGTCTAAACAATGCCATTATTGCAGTCTTCATCCTCTGCACGctaaaag gaaatgCTTTGTTGAGTGCAATATTCTTGTCATTGGCAACCTATCAGAGCATCTATCCTGTCACATTGTTTGCACCTGCCCTTCTTTTCCTGCTACAG aggTTGTATATCCCAGTTAACCCATGCAGGAGGAGTTTTTGGTTCTTCACCCTGCAGTATGCCTTCATGTTTGTGGGAAGTCTGGTTGTCATTGtctgcctctctttctttttacttGGATCTTGGGACTTTATTCCTTCAGTCTACGGATTCAT ccTCTCAGTACCAGATCTTACTCCAAATATTGGCCTCTTCTGGTATTTCTTTGCTGAGATGTTTGAGCATTTTCGTTTCTTCTTCATCTGCGTCTTCCAGATTAACATATTTTTGTACACCATCCCTCTGTCTATCAAACTCAA ggATCATCCAGTATTTCTCATCTTCATGCAGATTGCCATCATCTCTATTTTTAAATCATACCCCACTGTGGGAGACATATCACTCTATATGGCCTTCCTGCCTGCCTGGAGCCACCTTTACAGAT TCCTGAGGAACATCTTCCTGGTTTCCTGCATTTTGTTGGCCTGTTCAGTCCTCTTCCCTGTgctttggcatctctggatctATGCTGGCAGTGCCAACTCTAACTTCTACTATGCCATCACACTGCTGTTCAATGTTGGACAG attCTACTCATGTCGGACTACTTCTACGCATACTTGCGTCGGGAGCATCACCTGAGCCTGGGGCTGTACCTGCAAAGAAAGGATGGCAGTGAGGCCACACTTGTGTTAAAATAA